GATATTGCCGCCATTTCGTTCATCCCATCCAAGCCTCCACATATTAAAAGCAGCATTATACATTTCCTTCAGGAAGGGGGCGTCTTCTAGGTTTTTCTTCTGAACCTTTGTTGGCATTCTCATGCACTCCTTTGTTTTCTCTTAATCTGCTATTTTTGCTTTTTTCGTATGTTGTCTTTTTACATCTTTATCATAAAAGGATAACAAATATAAGTCAACATAAACAAAAACAAACAAAAGAAAAAATAATGAATTTATGAACATTTTATGTCTGTTTTCCCTTATAAAAAAAGAAACCCATGATTGGGTTTCAAATCTTTACAATAGAATAAGGAATTGTTTTTTCCTGCAGCTCCTTCTGATAGTCAGCAGGGATGTTCACATCGGAAATGACATGATGAACATTTTTCAAATCACAAATATGAGCGAAGGTTTTTACTCCGAATTTAGAAGAATCGGCAAGCAAGATAACTTGGGAAGAAATATCGATCATCTTCTTCTTTAATATAGCCTGCCACTCATTGGAGTCACTTAAGCCTGACAAATGCACACCCTTGCATGATAGAAACAGCTTGTTGACATAATAGCTGTCTAAAGATCGTTCTGACAGGGGTCCAACATAGGACAGCGAGTTGGCAAGGAGCATTCCGCCTGTGGAAATAACTTTAATTTGTTCCTTTTTGCTAAGCTCTAGGGCTACCTTAATAGAATTCGTGATAACCGTCAAAGGCATATCAGGCAATTCCTGAGCCATATACCATGCTGTTGTGCTTCCGTCCAATAAGATTTGCTCACTTGGCTCAATCAGCTTCACAGCTTCGGCAGCAATCGCCTTTTTTTCAGCAGAATTGGTAATTTCCCGCACAATAAACGGAATATCGGTTGCTTCTTTTTCAATGCTGACAGCTCCGCCGTGGCTTCTGCTTAACAGCTGCTCTTGTTCTAACTTTTCTAAGTCTCTTCTGATTGTTTCTTCTGTAACAGAAAAGATTTCACTCAGCTCTGATACGCGAATGCTTAATCTTTCGTTTACTAATTCAACAATTTTTCTGCGCCTTTCTGCAACAAGCAACTAATATCTCCCTTTCTTTACAGTCCCTAATTTTTGTTTATTTGGTTTTATGTTTGATTTTGTATTTTTACTATACCATAATTAGCTACTATTTTATATAATACAAGCTACAAAAAAAGGGGCATCAGTATCATAACCTTTGCCCCCATTCGTATTAGCTAAACTTTATACCGTTTTATGAACAGATTTATGCTCAAGCACATCACCGTAACGCTCTTTTTCAATTTGCTGCAATGTTTTTCCTCTTGTGTCAGGTGCAAGAATTATACCGATAATCATATGAATCGCAAGGAAGGCAATCATTACTATACCTGCAACAGTAAACCCTAACGTATCCATCAATAGCGGCAGGATAAACGACCAGACTGCAATACCAGTTCGTACGATAAAATACATAAGTCCTTGTGCACTCGCACGATATTTTGTCGGGAAAAGCTCACTTGTCCATAGAGCATAAAACGCTTGTGCACCAATTCCAGCTGCAGCTCCCCACAGAATAACAAAGGCAATCAGTGTCGGCCATGTCATTGGCATGAATGTCAGGATAATCCAAGCAACAAGTCCCATGCCTGCTCCAATTCCAAACAATGTTTTCCGGCTGACCTTATCTCCAAGCTTCATAAACAGGAAGTATGTTGTCAGCACGGTGAACAGCCACAAAAATGCTTGCAGCATATTAGCCTGCCCTGTGCTTAACCCGCCGACATTTTCATAAATATACGGCATGAAATACCCCATTGCACCTGCTGTTAAATTCCAGAATAAATAAATTCCGATTAACAAAACCAATGCCTGACGATTAGCTTTTAGTGTAAATAATTCCTTCAATACATTCGTTTTTGCTTTGCCTTGTAATGCTTCTGCTTTTTCTTTCGCTTGTTGTTCTTCCCAAATTTTCGATTCATCCAAGCCTCGTCTTATATACCATGTCACAAACGCGATAACCAGCAAGTGTAGAAAAATAATTCTTGAACCAGCAAGCCCTAGTGGAGCCAAAATAACTGCAAACACAAAGGTTAACGTTGGACCAATTGACCATGCCAACTGGGCGGTTCCGACATGGGCTGCCCGTTTATGCTGCGGAGATTCTTCTGCGATATACGTCCATGAAACAGGAACACCGGCACCAACTGCCAACCCTGTAATAATCGTTCCGATTAGCAGCATCGGGAAATTGACAGAGGCTGCAATCAATGCAACACCAATCATATAGACGAGCAAATCATAGCTAAAAATAAATTTCCGTCCAAATTTATCTGTTAATGGCCCACCAATCAATGCACCTATCGCCGCACCGAAAGCGTTTGCACTTAATGCACTTAACAACCCTACACCCATGCTGTCAATATTCAAGTATGCTTGCCACATTGTTAAACTGCTTGCAGCGGCGATAATAGAGCCTGCTTCAATATAGTTTGCCATTGCTACAGCAATCGTTGCTTTCCAGCCTGTTACGTTTTTTGCCGCAAATTTTTTGTCTTTCGCCATGTTCTCTCTCTCCTTTAGTCATCATGCACACCTTTAAATCGTTAATCCATATGGAAAACTTCTGCTAATGAAATAGTAACAGGACTGTTATCAGCATTGGTTTCCATTAAAGGCTCCATGAATTCCCACCATTTCTGGTTGATGGCAGTGCTTGCCATCTTGCTCCATTTTTCCTCATCTTTTATTTCAACATAGCCAAACAGCTTGCTTGACTCTTTATCAAGAAATATCGTGTAGTTTTTTGCACCATGATCATGAAGTGCTGCTACCATTTCCGGCCATATTTCATTATGGCGTTTTTCATATTCAGCATGCTTATCTGGATAAACATTCATAATAAAGCCTTTGCGTATCATACTCTCCATCCCCTTTTTTGTAAAGGTTTTCATTTTTGTTGTTTTTTCTCCTCCCTAATATTAGTGAGGAGTTAACAAACTAGCGCTGAGCTAAAACATCCTGTTCATATGCTTTCACATTTTCCAGCCATGTTTCTCTTACAGGCACATTCATTGTTTCACAATAATAATCCCAAACCGCTCCGAAAGGATATGTCTTAAATTCTTCCATTAATGCTAATCTTTCTGTGAAATTGCCACTTTCTTGCAGCTGTTTTAATTTCTCATTCGGCATCAATAGGGCATTAAGCAATGCCTTAATCATATTTCTTGTGCCGATTGTCCATGCTGCCACACGATTGATGCTTGCGTCAAAGAAATCCAAGCCAATAAGCACCTTGTCAATGGCATTATTGCGGACAATCTCAAGACCAATTTCTTTTAGTTCATCATCAAGTATAACGACATGGTCACTATCCCATCTGACAGGTCTTGATACATGAAGTGCTAATTTATCGGAAAACAGCAGCATCGATGAAATCTTATTGGATACTGTTTCAGTCGGGTGATAATGGCCTGTATCCATCAAGCAGAGCTTATTATTTTTTAAGGCATAGCCCATATAAAACTCATGAGAGCCGACAACATATGATTCAGATCCGATGCCAAAGACTTTGCTTTCTACTGCATCTAAATTGTAGCGTTCATCCGTTTTTTCAGCATAGATTTTATCTAATGATTCCTTTAAGCGGATACGAGGTGTGAGTCTGTCACTTGGAATGTCTTTATATCCGTCTGGTATCCAAATATTTGTTAATGCAGGCGTTCCTAATTCCTTGCCAAAGTACTCTGCAATTTGTCTGCTTTTAATACAGTGTCTGATCCAAAACTCACGGATGTCTTCGTCTGGATGAGAAAGTGTCAGTCCGTCTTCTGCTTTTTTATGAGAAAATAAAGTCGGGTTAAAATCAAGGCCTAATCCTTGCTCTTTAGCCCAAGCTACCCAATTTTCGAAATGCTTCGGTTCAATTTCATCCCTTTCGACCGCTTCTCCGTTTGTTTCTGCATAAATGGCATGCAAGTTTACGCGATGTTTGCCGGGAATGAGCGATAAAGCTACTTCTAAATCACTGCGCAGCTGTTCAGGTGTAGTTGCTTTGCCAGGATAATTGCCTGTTACATCAATCCCGCCTGACAATTCACTTGGATTGGCCTCAAATCCGCCAATATCATCACCTTGCCAACAATGTATGGAAATAGGAATCTCTTGTAACTTTTTCAAGGCTGCCTCTACATCCACGCCCCATTGTTCGTATTGTTTTTTTGCTGCTTCAAAGTTTTCTTTTACTGACATCATTGCGCCTCCTCATATTGTTTGTGCTGCTTCATATCCTTTTACATCAAAAGAATGCTTTATTAACTTCCTCGCTTCATGTATATCCTTTATTTCTCCTAAAGCAATTAATTGCGAAACGATATTGCCGATTGCTGTTGCCTCAACAGGCCCTGCAAACACTTGCTTTTTTGTGGCATCAGCTATGAGCTGGTTCAGCAGTTCGTTTTGACAGCCCCCGCCGATAATATTAATCTTTGTAAATTTCTTCTCGAAGATTTCTTCAATTTCACCAATTGCTGCAACATAGCACTCTACTAGAGAGTCATATACACATTTGGCGATCTCACCTGGTGTTGAAGGAATAGCTTGATTTGTTTCTGCACAGTATTTTTGTATTTCTTCTATCATATTTTCTGGATTTAAAAAACGGTCATCGTTAACATTGACAATCGATGTGAAGTGGCTTGCCGCTTTTGCAAGCTCCACAAATTCAGCAAATGAATATTGATTATCATAATTTCTGCGCACTTCTTGAATCATCCATAATCCCATGATGTTCTTCAAAAACCGGAAGCGGTAGTCAATGCCTCCTTCATTTGTGAAGTTGTAATCCAATGCCTTCGTCACACATATCGGGAACCTGTTTTCTACTCCAATTAAAGACCATGTGCCTGAACTGATATAAATAGTCTCCTCATGTTCCGGCACTGCAATTACGGCAGAAGCAGTGTCATGTGTCGCAGGCAGCACAACCTTTAAGCTGAACCCGAATTCCTCTGCCAACTCTTCTTTTATTTCTCCTAATACGGTGCCTGGTGTTTTGATTTCCTGAAAGATTTCTGGTTTGATAGAAATCGCTTCAAGCAATTGTTTATCCCACTTTTTCGTAAAGGCATTAACGAGCTGTGTGGACGTGGCATTAGTATATTCATTAACCGCTTTACCTGTCAGCAAGTAATGGAAGTAATCTGGAATCATTAAAAATGTAGCTGCTTTATCCAAACTTTCTTGATCTGTTTTCTGAAGGGCGCGGAGCTGATACATCGTATTGAATTTTTGAAACTGAATGCCGGTTTCCAAGTAAATCCTTTCCTTGATGATATGCTCGAAAACCTCCTCCATCATGCCGTCAGTCCGGTCATCCCTGTAAGACACTGCCTCTGTCAGCAGCTCACCGTTATCATCGAGCAGTACAAAGTCGACTGCCCATGTATCAATGCCGATACTTTCCGGCTTTACATTTAAATCACTGCATTTTTTTATTCCTTGTTTTATTTCGACAAAGAGCTGCTCTAAATCCCAGCAATAGTATTGTCCTTTTTTGACAATGCTGTTCGAAAAGCGGTGCACTTCTTCCAAAAACAGTCTCCCCTGTTTTAAAGAACCGAGCATCAGTCGCCCGCTTGAGGCTCCAATATCAACGGCCAAGACAGATTTGTTCATATAATACCTCTCCTTGTTCCCCTTTTGAAAACGTTTCCTAATTAGTATTTTACTGAATGAAAACGCATAATAAAATAACGTTATTTTTCTTATTTGTTGTCCTTAAATTCCTAAATAGTAAAATTAACCACAAAAAAACCGGCAAGTTTCGCTACCTTGCCAGTGCTTTTCTCAGTTCTTTTGGTGTTTTCTTATATTTTTCTTTAAAGATTCGGTAAAAATAACTGATATTATCATAGCCTACTTCTTCCACTACGGTCCGGACAGGAAAATCGGTCGTTTCCAGTAGTTCTTTCGCTTTCGTTAAGCGCTTTTCCTGTATTAAATCTTTAAATGTAAAGCCAGTCGCTTTTTTAATATTTTTACTTAAGCTTGAGCTAGATTGCATTAAGTGATTGGCAAGCTCCTGAAGAGTGCCGCTTTTATAGTGCTCTTCAATATATTTTAATGATTCAACAATAAGGAAATGCTGAGAAGAGGATGAAAGGTTTTTCGTGATTTTATCCGTATTTTTCACAAGCTCAATTAAAAGCAGACCCATATACAGCTTCATTTTTGATTCTGCTAGCAGGGAGTTTGCGTTCTCCTCCTTAATGAGATTTTCAACCAGTACTTGAATTTCCGCCACATCTGCTACAGCATAATATAAATATTGTCCATTTTGCGTGTGATTAAATAAGCTGTTAATTAAAAACTCGGTAATGATATTCTCACCGTTTAAGTATTGAAAGATAAATTGAAAAAACAATGGCTGAATAATGAAATTAAGGACAAGATCATCTTCCCCGCATGCCTCAATCTCATGCTCGATATGCTGATTAAGAAAAAGCAGCTCCCCTTTTTTCAAAATAATGGCGTTATTATCTACCTTTTGCCGCAGTTCTCCCTTCACAACATAATTAATTTCAATATAGTTATGTTTGTGCTTTGGAAAATCAATAAATCTAGTATGTTTCCTAACGGTTATCATTTTGTTTTTATCCAGAAATTTTTCACTTTCAATAATGAAATGATTTTGACTTGTATATAGGTCTTTCCTGACCTTTTTCTCTTGAGATAATATCTCGGCCTCTTCTTCTGTCAGTTCCATTAATTGCTTTAAAAGAAGTGCATCCATATAAATTCCCCCTGACTTCTCAGTTAGAAGCTTCATTACTATATTACTAACAATCTCAAAGTTTAGGCAATCAAAAAATGAAACCGTTTTACTAAAAAAAAAAAAAACAGGATTGATATAAAACCAGTCCTGTTTTAGCTGCGACTATTTTTGAAATGTTTTTAGTTTCACACTTCCAAGCAGCCCAGTTGGCTGCAAGATTCTGTATTGAGAAAGATAGTCTTTTTGGGCAGTTCCAAGTGTATTCGTCACTTCCACTGTCAACAAATTCCGGCCTTTTTGAACAAAGGGAGAAATATCATAAACGTATGGCTTACTTACCTTTACTCCTGCAGAAGAGCCATTTATAAACACTTCGGCAATTTCATAAGCTTCGCCTAAATCAAGCTGATAATCAGTTGAACAATCATTTATGAATAACTCTTTTTGGTATCGAACACTACCAGAAAATGCTGGATACAAAGAAGGTTTAGCGATGTTTGTTAATTCCTCCAACACAAAGCTTTTATGGAAGCTCGGATACTCAGCTGCTGTTGCTAATGCAACCTCCCACGGGCCAGTTATTTCACATTCTCCCGTTTGCTTGCTGGCAGGAACTTGTTGAGCGTCGAGCTGACAATCGGACACAATCCATATTGCTGCTTCCTGCGGTGCCAAGAATAATGGAATTTCATTTTGAATTGTCTCCACCCAACGAAGGCAATTGTTTTCCCATGGATCATATTTATATAGATAACCTGATTCCTTGAGTGTCACTTTATTGATAATCTCACTATCTGGTGATTCATTAAAAAACATATACACGGTGTTTTCTAAATGATGATATTGGTAATATCGCAGGTCAGCTGCTGCCTTTTCTAACATAATTTCATAGGCCCCTTCTGCTCTCATCATGCTTGCAAGCTTTTCTAAAGGCACTATCTTGACTTGTTCTGATTCTTCTAGCCATTTTATTTCGTCACTTACTAAATCATCCTCACTTGCTCCAACAGGGAGAGCATTAATAAATATCAGCATTGCTCCGGCGCGAATCAGCTGTGCTGCTTTTTCAAAGAATGCTTTCGGCAGCCGTTCTGCATATGGAATGACTAGGTTATGAAACTCCTCCTGATGTAAGAGGATTTTATTATTTTTCACCTCAGCATTCATAAGCAAGTCTAGTGATACTATATCAAAATCGATTTGATTCTGTGTTAATACCTTTGCTGGTTTTTGGAAAAGCATTGCATTCCCTGACCACTCTGCTTCTGCATGATAAAGAATTAGTGATGTGGCGACATGCTGTCCGTCACTTAACAGCTCTGACACCCGATTTGTATAATTCATTAATAAATGCAAATAGCGATGCTGCGGATTGATGCCATGTGCATAAAAATGGGGCGGACAGTCTGCATCTGGAAATGGTGCCATGTCAAAAGAATGGGGCACAAAGTGATTGATTCCTCTAACAAGCATATGGTCTGTCATCCATTTCATCAGATTTAATCCTTCAGACCAGCCGTAGGCTCCGTATATTTCACACATTGTTCTGCCTTTTTTCTGGGAGTCCAAATGACCAAGCGATGCCCCAAGTTTACCTAAGCCATAATGAAAGAATTCTCCGTCCCATCCTGTTGAAGTGAATGTTTTGAAATAGCCTTCATCCATTCCAGGAAGGAGCTGATGCAAGACTACATCAATGCCTGACATACTTTGGCCGCCAAGTGCGCGGAAGAAATGTCCGGCACCATAGCCTAATCTTCCA
This DNA window, taken from Niallia sp. Man26, encodes the following:
- a CDS encoding helix-turn-helix domain-containing protein is translated as MDALLLKQLMELTEEEAEILSQEKKVRKDLYTSQNHFIIESEKFLDKNKMITVRKHTRFIDFPKHKHNYIEINYVVKGELRQKVDNNAIILKKGELLFLNQHIEHEIEACGEDDLVLNFIIQPLFFQFIFQYLNGENIITEFLINSLFNHTQNGQYLYYAVADVAEIQVLVENLIKEENANSLLAESKMKLYMGLLLIELVKNTDKITKNLSSSSQHFLIVESLKYIEEHYKSGTLQELANHLMQSSSSLSKNIKKATGFTFKDLIQEKRLTKAKELLETTDFPVRTVVEEVGYDNISYFYRIFKEKYKKTPKELRKALAR
- a CDS encoding DeoR/GlpR family DNA-binding transcription regulator, with the protein product MLVAERRRKIVELVNERLSIRVSELSEIFSVTEETIRRDLEKLEQEQLLSRSHGGAVSIEKEATDIPFIVREITNSAEKKAIAAEAVKLIEPSEQILLDGSTTAWYMAQELPDMPLTVITNSIKVALELSKKEQIKVISTGGMLLANSLSYVGPLSERSLDSYYVNKLFLSCKGVHLSGLSDSNEWQAILKKKMIDISSQVILLADSSKFGVKTFAHICDLKNVHHVISDVNIPADYQKELQEKTIPYSIVKI
- the rhaA gene encoding L-rhamnose isomerase, translated to MSVKENFEAAKKQYEQWGVDVEAALKKLQEIPISIHCWQGDDIGGFEANPSELSGGIDVTGNYPGKATTPEQLRSDLEVALSLIPGKHRVNLHAIYAETNGEAVERDEIEPKHFENWVAWAKEQGLGLDFNPTLFSHKKAEDGLTLSHPDEDIREFWIRHCIKSRQIAEYFGKELGTPALTNIWIPDGYKDIPSDRLTPRIRLKESLDKIYAEKTDERYNLDAVESKVFGIGSESYVVGSHEFYMGYALKNNKLCLMDTGHYHPTETVSNKISSMLLFSDKLALHVSRPVRWDSDHVVILDDELKEIGLEIVRNNAIDKVLIGLDFFDASINRVAAWTIGTRNMIKALLNALLMPNEKLKQLQESGNFTERLALMEEFKTYPFGAVWDYYCETMNVPVRETWLENVKAYEQDVLAQR
- a CDS encoding MFS transporter, giving the protein MAKDKKFAAKNVTGWKATIAVAMANYIEAGSIIAAASSLTMWQAYLNIDSMGVGLLSALSANAFGAAIGALIGGPLTDKFGRKFIFSYDLLVYMIGVALIAASVNFPMLLIGTIITGLAVGAGVPVSWTYIAEESPQHKRAAHVGTAQLAWSIGPTLTFVFAVILAPLGLAGSRIIFLHLLVIAFVTWYIRRGLDESKIWEEQQAKEKAEALQGKAKTNVLKELFTLKANRQALVLLIGIYLFWNLTAGAMGYFMPYIYENVGGLSTGQANMLQAFLWLFTVLTTYFLFMKLGDKVSRKTLFGIGAGMGLVAWIILTFMPMTWPTLIAFVILWGAAAGIGAQAFYALWTSELFPTKYRASAQGLMYFIVRTGIAVWSFILPLLMDTLGFTVAGIVMIAFLAIHMIIGIILAPDTRGKTLQQIEKERYGDVLEHKSVHKTV
- the rhaB gene encoding rhamnulokinase; translated protein: MNKSVLAVDIGASSGRLMLGSLKQGRLFLEEVHRFSNSIVKKGQYYCWDLEQLFVEIKQGIKKCSDLNVKPESIGIDTWAVDFVLLDDNGELLTEAVSYRDDRTDGMMEEVFEHIIKERIYLETGIQFQKFNTMYQLRALQKTDQESLDKAATFLMIPDYFHYLLTGKAVNEYTNATSTQLVNAFTKKWDKQLLEAISIKPEIFQEIKTPGTVLGEIKEELAEEFGFSLKVVLPATHDTASAVIAVPEHEETIYISSGTWSLIGVENRFPICVTKALDYNFTNEGGIDYRFRFLKNIMGLWMIQEVRRNYDNQYSFAEFVELAKAASHFTSIVNVNDDRFLNPENMIEEIQKYCAETNQAIPSTPGEIAKCVYDSLVECYVAAIGEIEEIFEKKFTKINIIGGGCQNELLNQLIADATKKQVFAGPVEATAIGNIVSQLIALGEIKDIHEARKLIKHSFDVKGYEAAQTI
- a CDS encoding glycosylhydrolase-like jelly roll fold domain-containing protein; translated protein: MEKLTKLLTQQENNYIFPFLWMHGESEEVIEEYMHEIYKSGIRAVCVEPRPHPDFVGERWWKDLQIVLEVAKEKNMKVWLFDDAHFPTGYANGAIIKHHPELRKKFLKITQLDFHGPQRNAGIIVRHASGDRNSILSVGTDGTAEINGQKDTADQIIGIIAAKIIDYNTVDTDTLVDITKHLENGVVYWDVPEGNWRIFILVETFSGGERSTEGYLNPIDPNATQVLIDTVYQPHFDKFSSYFGTTIAGFFTDEPRFGNIKGPDAIIGKTEMVLPWHANIVAMLEETFGKSAKELLPLLLTDGTKKQHQIRHAYMNLVSKMYAENFTNKLAHWCTEHGVEYVGHLIEDNNAHGRLGYGAGHFFRALGGQSMSGIDVVLHQLLPGMDEGYFKTFTSTGWDGEFFHYGLGKLGASLGHLDSQKKGRTMCEIYGAYGWSEGLNLMKWMTDHMLVRGINHFVPHSFDMAPFPDADCPPHFYAHGINPQHRYLHLLMNYTNRVSELLSDGQHVATSLILYHAEAEWSGNAMLFQKPAKVLTQNQIDFDIVSLDLLMNAEVKNNKILLHQEEFHNLVIPYAERLPKAFFEKAAQLIRAGAMLIFINALPVGASEDDLVSDEIKWLEESEQVKIVPLEKLASMMRAEGAYEIMLEKAAADLRYYQYHHLENTVYMFFNESPDSEIINKVTLKESGYLYKYDPWENNCLRWVETIQNEIPLFLAPQEAAIWIVSDCQLDAQQVPASKQTGECEITGPWEVALATAAEYPSFHKSFVLEELTNIAKPSLYPAFSGSVRYQKELFINDCSTDYQLDLGEAYEIAEVFINGSSAGVKVSKPYVYDISPFVQKGRNLLTVEVTNTLGTAQKDYLSQYRILQPTGLLGSVKLKTFQK
- the rhaM gene encoding L-rhamnose mutarotase, yielding MIRKGFIMNVYPDKHAEYEKRHNEIWPEMVAALHDHGAKNYTIFLDKESSKLFGYVEIKDEEKWSKMASTAINQKWWEFMEPLMETNADNSPVTISLAEVFHMD